The Spirosoma foliorum genome has a window encoding:
- a CDS encoding type VI secretion system Vgr family protein: MPAYSIVAETTLLIDGKKISSFQSLTLQQSIHSTHEFRVFFEHDAIEELVTLFSDKFDQLQRKSLDLTIKGDPSSAPLEFKGVITQTELRQQDDGYWGLMTLIGHGNCEALKTVPGTQTFIDKSISDVVSACLSSYSQPKKVTAPLGPAKLPFCVRYQESTWDFLKRLAYDFGAWFYYDGGKLQFTTSPGTPSALTLTFGANLVQFRTGVRAAPTYFKHYDYLPEEDRQLESETGKDLAPYGKPETSGGINPHPAQATADMTPYRDNRKAALAAEEKYMDGQARVPGLYPGCKIVVKDAPSGRGGQSVPYLITDIVHYVSGVGQYHNRFRAIPADVVAMPVRKLVRPMAQTQIGTVTDNKDPKGMGRVKVQMLWMKAPETTPFIRMTLPHFGLHADNKKTRGFQFVPTVGDQVMVGFEYNDPERPFVIGALPHGKNSGIDTSKPEEEKHISVGSGSTLTFIEKPTLKEIYVKVDDKNFIQISVPNGQGAITVQSSKDILIKATAKVTVEAQEIALSGTTVTIEGKQAVNIKGAQIKIEGTGSVGIKGAMTDVEGSGTLNVKSSGMTTVKGSMVMIN, translated from the coding sequence ATGCCTGCTTATTCCATTGTTGCCGAAACAACCTTACTCATCGACGGGAAAAAAATCTCGTCTTTTCAATCGCTAACGTTACAGCAGTCTATCCACTCCACCCACGAATTTCGGGTATTCTTCGAGCACGACGCCATTGAGGAATTGGTGACGTTGTTTTCGGATAAATTTGATCAGCTACAGCGGAAGTCGCTCGATCTGACGATCAAAGGAGACCCATCGTCAGCACCCCTGGAGTTTAAAGGCGTTATTACCCAAACGGAGTTGCGGCAACAGGATGATGGCTATTGGGGACTCATGACGCTGATTGGTCATGGAAACTGTGAAGCGCTGAAGACGGTGCCCGGTACACAAACGTTTATTGATAAATCGATTTCGGATGTGGTGTCGGCCTGCCTGAGTTCATACAGCCAGCCCAAGAAGGTAACCGCTCCGCTAGGACCTGCCAAGCTGCCATTTTGCGTTCGTTACCAGGAGTCGACCTGGGACTTTCTTAAACGACTGGCCTATGATTTCGGGGCCTGGTTTTACTACGACGGTGGCAAGCTGCAATTTACGACCAGCCCCGGCACACCTTCGGCCCTGACCTTAACGTTTGGGGCCAATCTGGTTCAGTTTCGCACGGGTGTACGAGCGGCACCTACTTATTTCAAACACTATGATTATTTGCCAGAAGAGGATCGGCAGTTAGAATCGGAAACAGGAAAGGATCTGGCTCCTTATGGTAAACCCGAAACCAGTGGGGGAATTAACCCACACCCGGCTCAGGCTACAGCTGATATGACACCCTATCGCGACAATCGTAAAGCGGCCCTGGCTGCCGAAGAAAAATACATGGATGGTCAGGCTAGAGTGCCTGGGCTGTACCCCGGTTGCAAGATTGTTGTAAAAGATGCTCCGTCGGGTAGAGGTGGGCAATCGGTCCCGTATCTCATCACGGATATTGTCCATTACGTGAGCGGAGTTGGGCAGTATCATAATCGGTTTCGGGCTATTCCTGCCGATGTGGTGGCCATGCCTGTGCGTAAGCTGGTGCGACCAATGGCCCAAACACAAATTGGCACCGTTACCGACAACAAAGATCCTAAAGGGATGGGCCGGGTAAAAGTACAGATGCTTTGGATGAAAGCCCCGGAAACGACTCCATTTATCCGGATGACTCTGCCGCACTTTGGCCTTCACGCCGACAATAAAAAAACGCGTGGGTTTCAGTTCGTACCCACCGTTGGCGATCAGGTTATGGTCGGTTTCGAATACAATGATCCTGAACGCCCCTTTGTGATTGGGGCACTACCGCACGGCAAGAATAGCGGCATCGATACCAGTAAGCCCGAGGAAGAAAAGCATATTAGCGTAGGCAGCGGCAGCACGCTGACCTTCATTGAGAAACCGACGCTTAAAGAAATTTATGTGAAAGTGGATGATAAGAATTTCATCCAGATTTCCGTACCCAACGGACAGGGAGCCATCACCGTCCAGTCGTCAAAGGATATATTGATAAAGGCCACAGCCAAAGTTACTGTTGAGGCTCAGGAAATTGCCTTGTCGGGTACCACTGTTACCATAGAGGGAAAACAGGCTGTGAATATTAAAGGGGCTCAGATAAAAATAGAAGGAACGGGCTCGGTGGGTATAAAGGGGGCCATGACCGATGTGGAAGGGTCGGGCACCTTAAACGTTAAAAGCTCGGGAATGACAACCGTAAAGGGGTCAATGGTCATGATCAATTAA
- a CDS encoding GPW/gp25 family protein, translated as MNQSLYRLPIRFGPIMAGKEIPTCGVGVSIAQTLYLLLHTRYGELRSDRSFGCKIWDIEFDRTIRTSHWIDYLRESLEVAIRQHEPRLRNPKISVEFRAVDHRSEGAPEDYRQLATVTVNATVVETEEPFRFSTQLHVGQLAS; from the coding sequence ATGAATCAGTCACTTTACCGCCTGCCGATCCGATTTGGCCCCATCATGGCCGGAAAGGAAATACCAACCTGTGGGGTGGGCGTTTCCATTGCACAGACGCTCTATTTATTACTCCATACCCGTTACGGTGAACTCCGAAGCGACCGCTCATTTGGCTGCAAAATCTGGGACATCGAGTTCGATCGTACGATTAGAACCAGCCATTGGATTGACTACCTGCGCGAATCGCTTGAAGTGGCCATTCGGCAACACGAACCCCGCCTGCGAAATCCTAAAATTTCAGTAGAGTTCCGAGCCGTTGATCATCGCTCAGAAGGTGCTCCGGAAGATTATCGACAATTGGCGACCGTGACAGTAAACGCTACGGTGGTTGAAACGGAAGAGCCGTTCCGGTTTTCGACCCAACTCCATGTAGGGCAACTGGCAAGCTAA
- a CDS encoding type VI secretion system baseplate subunit TssF yields MPLSDQRSYFSQEAIRQRLLLHIMQMWGVRDLNNLDTFVRMLIDTLANEVYKISNEFMESEGRVLERLADLLTPDLLTIPRPAHAIMQAYPAEPVVELEPTQSFLYQQKYASQLMGELDSLQDMFFSPVDSLRLVDGRIAYLASGAQLYSIHPQLGKRLVAQTMPLRKLAPKTLWIGLALNSAVESLDRVNFFFDWPSDVNPQPLLPLLALSGWYLNGAPLQTAVGPAYAESNQRQHDGPAQLLSEYEISYQLENDIRQMYQPRFVHLKQPEIGQLEDEKLPYPPAFAEAFGVKNLGPLASESLLWLQVTFPARFDETILEKVSVELNAFPVLNRKANRILYRTTANYNLLPLRTAPFETLLLVRMVMDSKERLFSPFPFHKADHIEEGGYSVRRGGVERFDERNAREQLTFLLELLRDESVAFAVYGQDTVRLLLTQLQEKLEQLERKVQTTMTSPIALNQYVLFKPFEEGDTMQVDFWTTNCELANRIPVGTLLQAFDTSSLHNDSIRLLTTTIGGRNRPDALHRVQTYRYALMTHQRIVTLEDTRAFFHHELGPLLESVTIKKGVATGGTVKEGLMRTVDISLHPAEDCTLTQAEWHVVMEGLLQKLIHRSGQVTTYRLFLADVTTQV; encoded by the coding sequence ATGCCGCTGAGTGACCAACGATCGTATTTTTCCCAGGAGGCTATTCGGCAACGTTTACTACTCCACATCATGCAGATGTGGGGAGTGCGGGACCTGAACAATCTCGATACGTTCGTCCGGATGCTGATCGATACCCTGGCCAATGAGGTCTATAAAATCAGCAATGAGTTTATGGAGTCGGAGGGGCGGGTATTGGAGCGGCTGGCCGATTTACTAACGCCAGATCTGCTGACCATTCCTCGCCCGGCCCACGCAATTATGCAGGCCTACCCGGCCGAACCGGTTGTTGAGTTAGAGCCGACACAAAGCTTTCTTTATCAACAGAAATACGCGTCGCAGTTGATGGGCGAACTGGACAGTTTGCAGGATATGTTTTTCTCCCCCGTCGACTCGCTACGACTTGTTGATGGCCGTATAGCCTACCTCGCTTCGGGTGCCCAGTTATATTCGATTCATCCGCAGTTGGGCAAACGCCTTGTCGCGCAAACCATGCCGCTGCGTAAGCTTGCACCAAAAACGCTCTGGATTGGGTTGGCGCTTAATTCGGCCGTTGAATCCCTCGATCGGGTAAATTTCTTCTTCGACTGGCCTAGTGACGTAAATCCACAGCCGTTGCTTCCATTACTAGCCTTAAGTGGCTGGTACCTGAATGGGGCTCCGCTACAAACAGCTGTTGGCCCAGCTTACGCAGAATCGAATCAGCGCCAGCACGATGGCCCGGCGCAGTTACTGTCGGAATACGAGATCAGTTATCAACTCGAGAATGACATCCGCCAGATGTATCAGCCTCGCTTTGTTCACCTTAAACAGCCTGAAATCGGGCAGTTGGAAGATGAAAAATTGCCTTATCCGCCTGCGTTTGCGGAAGCTTTTGGGGTAAAAAATCTAGGCCCACTGGCAAGCGAATCATTACTTTGGTTGCAGGTGACTTTTCCGGCCCGATTCGACGAAACGATATTGGAAAAGGTATCGGTTGAACTCAATGCATTTCCGGTCTTGAACCGGAAAGCGAACCGGATTCTTTACCGGACAACCGCCAATTATAACCTTCTGCCTTTGCGAACCGCTCCGTTCGAAACGTTGCTACTGGTTAGGATGGTTATGGATAGCAAGGAGCGCCTTTTCAGCCCCTTTCCGTTTCATAAAGCCGATCATATCGAAGAAGGCGGCTATTCCGTTCGGCGGGGTGGAGTAGAACGATTCGACGAACGAAACGCCCGTGAACAACTGACATTTCTGCTCGAACTACTTCGGGATGAGTCGGTTGCGTTTGCTGTATATGGGCAGGATACGGTGCGCTTACTACTGACTCAACTCCAGGAGAAGCTTGAGCAGCTTGAGCGCAAAGTGCAGACTACCATGACGTCGCCGATAGCGCTTAATCAGTATGTGCTGTTTAAACCGTTTGAAGAGGGAGACACGATGCAGGTCGATTTCTGGACAACCAACTGCGAACTGGCCAACCGCATTCCGGTGGGCACGCTTTTACAGGCTTTTGATACGAGCAGTTTGCACAACGACAGTATTCGGTTGTTAACGACCACTATTGGCGGCCGGAATCGCCCTGATGCGCTTCATCGCGTTCAAACCTACCGATATGCGCTCATGACCCACCAGCGTATAGTAACGCTGGAAGATACCAGGGCCTTTTTTCACCATGAACTAGGCCCTTTACTGGAGTCGGTAACAATAAAAAAAGGAGTTGCTACAGGAGGTACAGTAAAAGAAGGTCTGATGCGCACTGTTGATATTAGCCTGCATCCGGCAGAGGACTGCACCCTTACCCAGGCCGAATGGCATGTTGTTATGGAGGGACTTCTCCAGAAACTGATTCATCGGTCGGGGCAGGTTACTACGTACAGGTTATTCCTGGCCGACGTAACCACACA